TCGCTGTTTGTCGCGATCTTGTCCCGTTTGTCATTCTTACTCGGAAACAGTTGTCCCGTCTGGAGCTCGGACCGAGTCTGTGGATCGTAAACCACAACTGACCAGAAATCCTTGGCCGGCACATTAGGCGGTAGTCGCAAGCGATAATTCTTGCTCCCATCAAGGTATTGTCCATCTGCATCTGTCGACGCAACTGCATATTGGGACCCGGCGCCAACCATTTTCAAGACCATCGCTGGCGTATTGAGCGTGTAGCCGTAGAAGAATGCAATCCGAGCATCTAGATTCCGCCCACCTTCACCATCTGCAATCAACCAGCGGTAGTCATTTCCTATAAACGCGGTGTACCACTGTCGATCTTCATAGTAAAAAGCGTCTTTATCCCGTGGCTTTAATGTGAGCGATCGAGCGGTTGCGTTACCAATCGCCGCGGCGTCGATCAGAATTTTCTTCATCCGCGCATCCGGCTGAAAGGGCTTTCCTTTTTGAATTCCGATGCTGGCAAGCGTGCCCCGTAATTCAGGATCAATAAAATCCACAGGTTCACGTTGAACAACATCGTTAACTTCATCGAAGTAGGAGACGTCGTTCGCATGAACCGTGTTAAATGACACGCGTGACCCACTAACGAACTCCATTTTCGGTGGGTTATCTTTTTGGCGAAGCGGATAAACCTTCAATCCCTCTTTGACCGATTGCACCGCTGCATCCGTTTTGCCGTCAACGAGGAATCCTCTCAGAACCATTACATTGACGTTGGAAGGCGACCGCGCGACAAAATAGCCGTCGGGAACCTCACCCTCGTAGTCCTCAGGCAAGATGAGGTACTTGCCTCCTTTTCCACGGTCCGGGCCAGGCGCTCCCATGTCGACGACAAAACGAAAGAACGCATCATCCACAGTACTCGGGCCACTCCCTTCAGGGACTTCCACCACAGTGGGCCCATCACGTTCCAAATCAAGCATCACGATACTGTAGACCGTATCCGTATTACCTGTGAGAAACAGCGGGCTCGAATCTAACAGCTGATCGAACATCAAGACCTGGTTAGATCGACTAACGCCAATCGTCTTCAACCCTCGACGGATCCCTTCCAGCGACGCCGCCGGGATAAAATTGAGAAACACTTCGGTTGCTCGAATCGTATCCAAATTGTCGTAAACTTTTTTGACCGTTTCGGAACTGGGAAACCCATCATAAAACTTTAAAACACCAATACTGGTATCCACCGAAGAAGGGGTGAGGATCTCAGGCGGTATTTGATGATTAAAGCCAGCTGTTTTCTGAGCTTGCAACGATTGTGCTTGCAGCAAAAGCGAAGCGACAAAGGTAAAAACGAGCATTTTCTGCATCAACGACACCATTCCTTCTTAATCATTTTCTAACAATTGAAATTCTCGAGCACCGCGTTAGCCATGGCAGAAAGCAGGCAAAAGAGTGAACCGTCGCAAAAAGGATAACATGCGTTTTTCGTTCTGTGAACGATAGGGCTAAGAATCGACCTAAGAAGAAGGTTTTCGGACCACGAAAACCTGATCGGCAGCCACGTTGTCCCAAACCGATTCAGCGCCTCCCGGCCATCGCACGATAACTTGTTCAGCGACCTTCTGGGAGCCCAAACCAAAATGGATCCGAGGATCGCACGCCGATGCATAACTGTAGTTGACCATCACATCACGCCGCCGTGTTTTCCCAGCGACGGTCACCAAGACCTTGGCTCCGATGACATCCGATTTTGCATCATGATCTAAACAGCGGACCATCAGCCAATGGTTACCTTGAGTCCCCACGTTTCGGAGCAATCGGGCAGGCCCATCGTTATTGGAGATCAACACATCCACGGCACCATCGTTGTCGTAATCGCCGACAGCCACACCGCGACTCGTATAGGCTGAATGCATGGAAGATCCGATTCGAGCGGTGATGTCTGCGAAGCTTGATTCTTGCTCCGACCATTGCAAGACAACGTCTCTTTGCGCGTAACTATTATCGGATGCGTCGATTTCACCTCCCGCAATCGCCGCACCATTGCCAATGTAGACACAAGGTGAACCGTCGTTGAACAAATCGAGAAAACAAGCACCAAAGCCCGTGCGAGCAGCGGTGGGTCGGAACAGGCGAACTCGTCGCGTCGCATCGGTAAAAATCCCCTTGGTTTCTTGAAGATAGAGAATGGCTCCCTGGGCATGATAGTTCGTTGTAAACAAATCAAGATGGCCATCGCTATCAAGATCTTCTGCATTGGTCCCCATACTCGCTAAACCAAAACCGGCACTACTGAGGGCACAACCGCTCTCGAGTGCCTGGTCCTGAAACGTCCCGTCTCCCTGATTGATCCACAATTGATTGGCCCAACTGTCATTTGCGACATAAACATCGACCCAACCATCATCATTGAGGTCGGCACAAATAATGCCCATGCCAGCGCCAAACGCCTTATCAATTCCAGCGACGGCGGTCACATCGGTAAAAGTACCATCACCATTGTTGTGATAAAGAATGGCGGAGCGTGCCGGAAAAGATCTTGGTCCAACATAATCGCGTTGCCCATTCTTGGTCTTTCCGACAAGATTTTTTTCTACCGACCAGTTGACGTAGTTGGTTACAAACAAATCGAGGAATCCGTCATTATCATAATCAAAAAAAGCCGGCGTAATCGCCCAGTTACCGTTCGCAACACCAGCTGTTTCCGTTACATCGCGAAAGGTTCCATTACCATTGTTTTTCAGTAATCTCGAGGGCCCACCGACATTCGCAACATAGATATCAACAAAACCATCGCGGTTGTAATCACCGCACGCCATCCCCTGACCGTAACCCGTATCGCCCGCACCGCTCCGGGCAGTCACGTCTTCAAAAGTACCATCCCCGCGATTTCGATAGAGTCGATTCGGCTTTCCCGCCGTTTCCGGCTGCATCAAATTGCGTCCACTTTGCACGAAGTAGATATCCAAGTAGCCGTCGTTGTCGTAATCGAGAAATCCACAACCGGCACCACTAATTTCGGGGAATAAAAACTCTCCCTTACGAACCGCGTCATGCACGAAATTGATGCCCGCAATCTGAGTAACGTCAACAAGCAAATCAGAAGCGGGGCGCCCCGCATCCGCTTGCTCGACGGAAACATTCTCCTGACGACCACAGCCCACCGAGCTAATCAGCAGCAACGCAGCGAGCGTCATCTGGAGAACGAACGGTACGGTTACTATCTGGTCGATAAAGTCGTGATTTATTTCTCTGGCTTCAGGTGCTTTTGGAGACATTTTGTGTCAACTCGAAAAGTTTATGGGTCGTCAACGGCGACCCGCTAATTCATACTATCCGCTGTCGATCGATTCCGAAAGTTTCAAGCCGTAAGTTAGTCACTTGCAGCAAAAATGGTGCGTGACGTTGCCAAAGCCCAATCGAAAAACGCAAAAAGATCTGAAAACCAGCCAACCTGATCCGGCAGCCCAATCCGCCACGCGCCGAACTCGATATTTGCTTGGCTTGGTTGTCGGCCTCATCGGCCTGACCATTCTGGGCTTGCTGTTGTCCAACCAAAAACAAGGCAATCCGGCTAAAATTGAGCTTCCACCGCTCCGCATCGTTGAGATCGAAGGCAAGACCAATGCCCAGACAGATGCTTTAGCGCTCGCTAAATTCATCGAACAGCATCACCTGCCCGAGATCCCGAATTTCTCACAGCTATCGGTACGAACAGCACAGGACATCCATCACGCGCTCCAACCGATCGCAGCCCGTCCAATTGATGCAGATGCCTGGGGACAATTGGGTCGAGTTTTTCATAGCCACGAATATTCGGCTAAAGCTCTGGAGTGTTACTCGCAGGCCAGCGTGCTGGCACCGAACGACTTCCAGTGGCCCTATTACCAGGGTCGAATTCATGCAGACGCTTTCGAATATGAGCCAGCCATCGAGGCCTATAACAGATCCGCGGAACTTAATACCGATTACGCTCCCACCTTTCTCGCACTAGGCAACGCTTATGCCCAACTCGGCAAAAACAGGCAAGCGAAACAAGCCTACCAGCGATTTGTCACACTGCGGCCCACATCAAGTCATGGATACTTCG
This region of Pirellulaceae bacterium genomic DNA includes:
- a CDS encoding DUF1254 domain-containing protein; translated protein: MQKMLVFTFVASLLLQAQSLQAQKTAGFNHQIPPEILTPSSVDTSIGVLKFYDGFPSSETVKKVYDNLDTIRATEVFLNFIPAASLEGIRRGLKTIGVSRSNQVLMFDQLLDSSPLFLTGNTDTVYSIVMLDLERDGPTVVEVPEGSGPSTVDDAFFRFVVDMGAPGPDRGKGGKYLILPEDYEGEVPDGYFVARSPSNVNVMVLRGFLVDGKTDAAVQSVKEGLKVYPLRQKDNPPKMEFVSGSRVSFNTVHANDVSYFDEVNDVVQREPVDFIDPELRGTLASIGIQKGKPFQPDARMKKILIDAAAIGNATARSLTLKPRDKDAFYYEDRQWYTAFIGNDYRWLIADGEGGRNLDARIAFFYGYTLNTPAMVLKMVGAGSQYAVASTDADGQYLDGSKNYRLRLPPNVPAKDFWSVVVYDPQTRSELQTGQLFPSKNDKRDKIATNSDGSVDLYFGPKPPAGKESNWIQTIPEKGWWAILRLYGPLQPWFDKTWRPDDFQRID
- a CDS encoding CRTAC1 family protein, whose amino-acid sequence is MSPKAPEAREINHDFIDQIVTVPFVLQMTLAALLLISSVGCGRQENVSVEQADAGRPASDLLVDVTQIAGINFVHDAVRKGEFLFPEISGAGCGFLDYDNDGYLDIYFVQSGRNLMQPETAGKPNRLYRNRGDGTFEDVTARSGAGDTGYGQGMACGDYNRDGFVDIYVANVGGPSRLLKNNGNGTFRDVTETAGVANGNWAITPAFFDYDNDGFLDLFVTNYVNWSVEKNLVGKTKNGQRDYVGPRSFPARSAILYHNNGDGTFTDVTAVAGIDKAFGAGMGIICADLNDDGWVDVYVANDSWANQLWINQGDGTFQDQALESGCALSSAGFGLASMGTNAEDLDSDGHLDLFTTNYHAQGAILYLQETKGIFTDATRRVRLFRPTAARTGFGACFLDLFNDGSPCVYIGNGAAIAGGEIDASDNSYAQRDVVLQWSEQESSFADITARIGSSMHSAYTSRGVAVGDYDNDGAVDVLISNNDGPARLLRNVGTQGNHWLMVRCLDHDAKSDVIGAKVLVTVAGKTRRRDVMVNYSYASACDPRIHFGLGSQKVAEQVIVRWPGGAESVWDNVAADQVFVVRKPSS